From the genome of Segatella hominis, one region includes:
- a CDS encoding esterase, which produces MKRFSILAITLCAIGGSAFGQQALFGGQMPLSPEIHADKTVTFRCMAPEAHKVQITGDFLPTKKVDTPMGKYDMPGVADLKKDEKGVWSFTTTAPLAPELYSYTMMVDGASVTDHLNVYTVRDIANVSNYFLIGGGKADLYKVNKVAHGTVSKVWYDDAKAGLTRRMTVYTPAGYETSKQKYPVLYLLHGIGGDEEAWMDLGRASQILDNLIAQGKAKPMIVVMTNGNISQEAAPGQTSDNLIVPTLGLPKTMEGSFEVSFPEVVKFVDARYRTLANSQNRAIAGLSMGGFHSLYISINNPKTFGYVGLFSAAIGKEQRSGGANEYIYDNFDKKLADLFAAKPKLFWIGIGNTDFLFKDNTAFREKLTKNHYPFTYMETDGGHIWRNWRIYLGEFAQKIFK; this is translated from the coding sequence ATGAAAAGATTTTCGATATTAGCAATAACATTGTGTGCGATTGGTGGATCTGCCTTCGGACAGCAAGCCTTGTTCGGAGGACAGATGCCTCTATCTCCTGAGATTCATGCAGACAAGACCGTTACTTTCCGCTGCATGGCACCAGAGGCACATAAAGTACAGATAACAGGTGACTTCTTGCCAACTAAGAAAGTTGATACCCCGATGGGTAAGTATGATATGCCTGGAGTAGCCGATTTGAAGAAGGATGAGAAGGGTGTGTGGTCTTTTACAACCACTGCTCCTTTGGCACCAGAGCTTTATAGCTATACAATGATGGTGGATGGCGCCAGTGTTACCGACCATCTCAACGTCTATACCGTGCGTGACATCGCCAACGTTTCCAACTATTTCTTGATAGGTGGGGGAAAGGCAGATCTCTACAAGGTCAACAAGGTAGCGCATGGAACCGTATCAAAGGTCTGGTATGATGATGCCAAAGCTGGCCTTACTCGTCGTATGACAGTATATACTCCCGCAGGTTATGAGACCAGCAAGCAGAAATATCCTGTGCTTTATCTCTTGCATGGCATCGGTGGCGACGAGGAAGCGTGGATGGATTTGGGACGTGCTTCGCAAATCCTCGATAACCTCATTGCGCAAGGCAAGGCGAAGCCAATGATCGTCGTCATGACCAATGGCAATATCTCTCAGGAGGCAGCTCCAGGACAGACTTCGGATAATCTGATAGTTCCTACATTGGGATTGCCTAAGACCATGGAGGGCTCTTTCGAGGTATCTTTCCCTGAGGTAGTGAAGTTTGTGGATGCCCGTTATCGCACTTTGGCAAATAGTCAGAACCGTGCCATAGCAGGTTTGTCTATGGGTGGATTCCATTCCCTCTATATTTCCATCAACAATCCTAAGACCTTTGGTTATGTGGGGCTCTTCTCGGCAGCCATTGGCAAGGAACAAAGAAGTGGTGGCGCCAACGAGTACATCTATGATAACTTCGACAAGAAGTTGGCAGACTTGTTTGCTGCCAAGCCAAAGCTCTTCTGGATTGGTATCGGCAACACCGACTTCCTGTTTAAGGACAATACCGCCTTTAGAGAGAAACTGACCAAGAACCATTATCCGTTCACCTATATGGAGACCGATGGCGGTCATATCTGGCGCAACTGGCGCATCTACCTGGGTGAGTTTGCCCAGAAAATCTTTAAGTAA
- a CDS encoding RagB/SusD family nutrient uptake outer membrane protein — MKKNIIYSLLLVVAVLFAGCEDRLDIAKHGNMGGQDDFYKTNEQTEQAVAAMYSRVKGLYYTWFFTKNMLSDDAWCGGGNRGDNNSYEQLNEYTFDSSNGNIEGLFSGLYGVIYQSNLVIEKVANDTEVKKRAIAEAYFFRAWANFELVTLWGTAPLVDHLLATDEYRQPNSTPEALWAVVEADLKEAIGMNALPSKKNKDDQETGMRVTQEVAKAYLGKAYLFQKKYQEAASVLNEVVDSKKYDLFRGDYDMQFHAVNNNNCESMLELQWRNDQEQTWSQMDMTFLMQGWRTGNMTLEGKAADEVAQGTYGFLNPRKSLYDAFVKAEGKNGYRLQKTLLNSNQIAAYGVKLNPGQNIYGCEGYLFFKNRLLKSDNIMDASWFQGFQYTDRKIMRYAEVLLLAAEANLEAGNTDVALRDINEIRIRAKETPLTSVTLDDIKTEKRLELCLESTRFQDLVRWGDAKKALASQGKEIPNYSSKGVSWDFSNSTFGFQDKHMLLPIPLKERELNPNIQQNTGW, encoded by the coding sequence ATGAAAAAGAATATCATATATAGTCTGCTTCTCGTTGTGGCAGTGTTATTTGCCGGTTGTGAAGACAGACTCGATATAGCAAAGCATGGCAATATGGGTGGTCAGGATGATTTCTACAAGACCAATGAGCAGACCGAGCAGGCGGTGGCTGCCATGTATAGCCGTGTGAAGGGATTGTATTATACTTGGTTCTTTACCAAGAATATGCTTTCGGATGATGCTTGGTGTGGCGGTGGTAATCGTGGCGACAACAACTCATACGAGCAGTTGAATGAATATACCTTCGATTCTAGCAACGGTAATATCGAGGGCCTGTTCTCGGGCCTCTATGGTGTCATCTATCAGTCAAACCTCGTCATAGAGAAGGTGGCTAATGATACGGAAGTCAAGAAACGTGCCATAGCCGAGGCTTATTTCTTCCGTGCTTGGGCTAACTTCGAGCTGGTTACTCTTTGGGGTACAGCTCCATTGGTAGATCATCTCTTGGCTACAGATGAGTACCGTCAGCCAAACAGTACTCCAGAGGCACTTTGGGCTGTTGTGGAGGCAGACTTGAAAGAGGCTATCGGTATGAATGCCTTGCCTTCCAAGAAGAACAAGGACGATCAGGAGACGGGTATGCGTGTTACCCAGGAAGTGGCAAAGGCTTATTTGGGCAAGGCTTATCTCTTCCAGAAGAAGTATCAGGAGGCTGCATCCGTACTCAATGAGGTGGTGGATTCCAAGAAGTACGACCTCTTCCGTGGCGACTATGACATGCAGTTTCATGCCGTCAACAACAACAACTGTGAGTCTATGCTCGAATTGCAGTGGCGTAACGACCAGGAGCAGACTTGGTCCCAGATGGACATGACCTTCCTGATGCAAGGATGGCGTACTGGCAATATGACGCTCGAAGGCAAGGCTGCCGACGAAGTTGCTCAGGGAACCTACGGCTTCTTGAACCCTCGCAAGTCTCTCTATGATGCATTTGTAAAAGCAGAGGGCAAGAATGGATATCGTTTGCAGAAGACCCTGCTCAACAGTAATCAGATAGCAGCATACGGTGTGAAGTTGAATCCTGGTCAGAACATCTATGGATGTGAAGGATACCTCTTCTTTAAGAACCGCTTATTGAAGAGTGACAACATCATGGATGCCTCCTGGTTCCAGGGATTTCAATATACCGACCGAAAGATTATGCGTTATGCCGAAGTTCTCCTCCTGGCTGCCGAGGCAAACCTGGAGGCTGGCAACACAGACGTAGCGCTGAGAGACATCAATGAGATTCGTATTCGCGCCAAGGAAACTCCATTGACTAGCGTTACCTTGGACGACATCAAGACGGAGAAGCGCTTGGAACTCTGTCTGGAAAGTACCCGATTCCAGGACTTGGTACGTTGGGGTGATGCCAAGAAAGCCTTGGCTTCACAGGGTAAGGAAATTCCTAACTACTCTTCCAAGGGCGTAAGTTGGGATTTCTCCAATTCTACTTTCGGATTCCAAGACAAGCACATGTTGCTTCCTATTCCTTTGAAGGAAAGAGAATTGAATCCTAATATCCAGCAGAATACGGGATGGTAA